A stretch of DNA from Acipenser ruthenus chromosome 21, fAciRut3.2 maternal haplotype, whole genome shotgun sequence:
GTATTTGTAACATGTCTTCAAAAAATCCAACAAATAGTTACAAAGTAACAATTGCAGCATCGTTTCCTGTCATAACTCCAACAATGGTTGTTTGGAATTGTAAGCTGGTTAGACCTGGCTGTGGTTTTTCAGCTGGTTTGGGGGTCTGTAATTCTTCCAGAAAGAGATCTGGTTACCATTAAAAAAACTGCAGTAGATATGCTCTCCCATTGCGCCTACTGATGCTGTTTACAGCAGGGACAGTTACATAATACCATTACTTTCAAAGCAGTGTAAAACTGAGCGAGACACAGGATCCTTGCCTGCAAGTGCAGGTGTGTATCCACTTACCTCTCTGGACTGGCCTGTAGACACTCCCCACACTGACTCTGGGCAGCGAGGCAGGCTGTTCCTCTGTCCCTGTGGCTGGCAGGGGATCCATTCTCTGGAAGGGGGGGTACTGCTCATACTGTGGGCTCCGGACAGGGGGGATGACCCTGTCCGGGGTTGCAGCTGAGTTCCAGGTACCCTGAGATGATGGGTCTGGGGCTGCAGCCCCTTCATGGTAGAGACTGTGAGTGTAGCGGCGGTCCAGGCCGTCTGAAAATGGAGGTTGTGGCGGCTGCTGAGGGGCAGCATTGGGCACATAGGGTCTCCCTAGTGATGGATTGTGTCCTTGAGGTTGATATCTGTAGGCTTCCTCACCATAATCTTCGTAACGGGGTCTAGGCTGCAACTGTTGTCCTGCCCCAGTAAAACTACCACCCCCAGCATACCCAGTTCCTCTGTAATACTGGCCTTCATGGCCCCGACCCTGTGATGGTAATTCCACAGGATGGGGGTCATAGGGAACAGGGTAAGAAGGCTGCTGGGGGAAGGGGTACTGTGGGTAAGCAGGCACGTTGAAAGATGATTGGGAAaatgaagaagaggaagaagaagaagaagaagacgatgACCCAGTTTGCCTTAACCTGCTGGTGGAGGAAGGTCGGAATTGACTGCTGGCGTCTCCCCCCTGCCTCCAGTTTTCTGGCACTTGCCCGAATCCGAAAGGGTGTCTTGTCTGTCCCCTGATGGTCTCAGATGTCCCTCGGGAAGGTGTTGATGGGGCCTGCCTGCGTGTGTTTCCCTGGGTCCTCCGCGAACTACGGGAGGTATCTCCGACCAACACCTGAGGGTTCCTGTGGCTGCGGTCCTGACCGGCTGGGAGGTACTCTGATCCACTGTTCAGCAGGCTATAAACCCGGCCGTTGTTCTCCCACTGGATCATCTGCCTCCAGGGGTTACTGTCTGGGGGTTCCCCCTGTCCCTGAGCAGCTAGGATACAGCTCAGTCCAAGCAGAGTCCTCACAGCCCACTTCAGGTCAGCCATGATCATGTTCAATGCTCAAAACAATCCtgatcaaaacaaaaataacaaaaacaagaagCAGCAATTGAAGTCAAATCTCAACCTCAATCTGCTTTTAATCGTCCAACTCTTGTGTGCAGCTTGATCCTGGATCCAGAGTTTTCCTCCAGTACATGTTTGAACAGAAGTTTCAGAAAGCAGTAAATGAACTTCCAGTTGCAGTGAAATGAAGTCTCTTTCTCTCCTGCTTCCCTGAAGTTGTGCCCCCTTGTTCTTGTTCTCACATCGCTCTGAGACCCTCTTTGTAGGAATGCCTGCTCTCACTCTTGGCTGCTGGTTTCTATTTGCTTCTCTGATTGCTTGCAACAGGCTGTGAAAAAAAAGCTCACTCACAAGTTTGCAGGGATCCTGCATGGCCCTAGTGCTAGCAATATTACCAGATCACAGGCCATAGTGGGAATGCTTTTAAGGTTTTAGCACAATAACTATTCATTGGAAATTTATGTCTATCTCATTGCGTCCTTAtagatcattttaaaaagtaccacaTCACAGAAACTATGTGAACTGTGTGTCATTATTTAATGATAATTCTGCAGAAAATGCCAAAATCATACGTTATGTTTATCCCAGATGCTGCTGATGTGTTGTTTGTACAACGTTTTGGTTGAACAGCCTGCAGCAGTGCTTACAAACTCAGGTCTCAATCAGTTTTGAAATATGGTACATATCAGTAGTTGATCTAGCAATGTCCTTCAGATCTGCTGCCCAAtccccattgtgactgaaactgtcTAGTATCCAGACAGTTCCCAGTGCAATCATTATGCACAGTATGTTACAGATcctattgtgtaaaaaaaaaatcagagtacAGCTAGTTAATGGGAaatacatgtctttaataatGTTGACATTTGGccatgataaataaataaataaaaaataattccaaCAATTTAGACGGCATACTTAGTTTTACGGGTCAAAATGGGTTAAATCCTCTTTGCTTTTTACTCCAATTTTTAAGAAAGGAAAAACAGGCCTAGTGAATTACCATACCAAAAATAAACGACTCAGATATGTAACTGAGGTGCTTCTAAGTAGTATTcagtttttaaattgtaattactgttttgttgtttcctttcagaaataaaagtgctaatgacgatttggagtgaACAGCTTAGCGTCTCCTGCCCATTGTGCTGATTAAACTAATTAGTGTCGGCTAAGTATTCTGCCAGGCTATGTATAAGGAGATGAGATGCATTAACACTCAAAGCAGAAGGAAGACTGCAGCTCAAGAGCTTTACAATCTTTTACtccaaatcatgtttttattattgaaaaacaaataccaaTTGCAATTAGATTTTGTTTAGTTGTGGTTTGTAACTTTATTGTGTGCATGTTTCCTTTCTAAAAAATAACTATAAcatagattctcaaagctatttactctgaATCGTCCTGAGCACAGTTTTTATCTGAAAGGAAAAACACCCTTTAAAcgtttctaaaacaaataagaaaccattTAGGACGAGTCACaagttatttctggtttggtgacTTTGTAGGATGCATTTCTCATTTTCGAAAAAATTGTGCTAAAGATTTTGTCAAACTATAGCTAAAGTTTTGAGAACAGGACATATTTGCACAGCAAGTGTATCTGCCACATGGGGGACAGTATACTGTTACACGCAGGTGATTCTAATTTGTTGTCCCATCTCTATATTTAGTTTTCATTGACTTGTAATATCAAGACTACCAGGTGTCCGTTCATGGAtggttgtgtttattttactcTTGAGGTGTCCATAAACAAGCCACCTGGTCATCCAGAATAAACAGCACGCCACTAATGTTCAATGTCTTGCAGCTGTTTATGCTAACTATTAGCCCTTGTTGTGTAACTGCTCTTAACCATCCTCCATTACGATTAGTGCTCAGTTTGGCTGTGTCCCTCAGAATCAGCTTGTAACCTGCCCGGTTCCCCTTCTTTGAAGTCTGGGTAACATTTGGAAGAGAAATACTGCAGGAGTGCTGCTATTCACTTAGAGGGAGGGGGAAGAGGATCAATAACATGCTTGTTAAACCCACTGTATAAATCAACCTGCTTCAGATCCAACACAAGCCCATTCTCTGATCTTATCTAACCAGCTTTAGACACAACCTGAAAAAGCATTCTGTGTCCTTcaaactgtgtggtccagtggttaaagaaaagggattgaaaccaggaggtccccggttcaaatcccacctcagccactgactcattgtgtgaccctgagcaagtcacttaacctccttgtgctccgtctttcgggtgagacgtagttgtaagtgactctgcagctgatgcatagttcacacaccctagtctctgtaagtcagcttggataaaggtgtctgctagaTAATTATTTTCAAACACCCCCCAGCAGAATACTGAGAGACCGGCAATAGTGATCGTTACAAATATTACCAAAa
This window harbors:
- the LOC117427813 gene encoding lysyl oxidase homolog 1; translation: MIMADLKWAVRTLLGLSCILAAQGQGEPPDSNPWRQMIQWENNGRVYSLLNSGSEYLPAGQDRSHRNPQVLVGDTSRSSRRTQGNTRRQAPSTPSRGTSETIRGQTRHPFGFGQVPENWRQGGDASSQFRPSSTSRLRQTGSSSSSSSSSSSSFSQSSFNVPAYPQYPFPQQPSYPVPYDPHPVELPSQGRGHEGQYYRGTGYAGGGSFTGAGQQLQPRPRYEDYGEEAYRYQPQGHNPSLGRPYVPNAAPQQPPQPPFSDGLDRRYTHSLYHEGAAAPDPSSQGTWNSAATPDRVIPPVRSPQYEQYPPFQRMDPLPATGTEEQPASLPRVSVGSVYRPVQRGLPDLVPDPNYVQASTYIQRAHLYSLRCAAEEKCLASSAYGADTTDYDVRVLLRFPQRVKNQGTADFMPNRPRHTWEWHSCHQHYHSMDEFSHYDLLDAATGRKVAEGHKASFCLEDTTCDFGHLKRYACTSHTQGLSPGCYDTYNADIDCQWIDITDVHPGNYILKLQVNPKYTVLESDFTNNVVRCNIHYTGRVVTTTNCKIAQS